One Williamwhitmania sp. DNA segment encodes these proteins:
- a CDS encoding o-succinylbenzoate synthase, protein MLEARYIGHILNFKIPGKTSRGTLTEKKSYYLLLHDTASGATGIGECSTLPDLSIDHTPGYADKLQEVCDSITNGKSHIDLEQFPSIAFGVETALQSLQNASSGTNILFPSAFTRGEKGIPINGLVWMGDREFMEKQISEKLESGFTCIKLKIGALDFDTELDVLRNLRQTFSPSDIEIRVDANGAFTPKEALGKLERLAQFSIHSIEQPIRQGQPEEMARLCAKSPIPIALDEELIGVPKANRLPLLQQIKPQYIILKPSLIGGFAGSCSWIDAANHTNTGWWVTSALEGNIGLNAIAQWTFTLNSSMPQGLGTGQVFTNNIPSPLTIREGKLHYDITNPWNLTMCQWKE, encoded by the coding sequence ATGCTAGAGGCAAGATATATAGGACACATACTCAACTTCAAGATTCCAGGGAAAACCTCGCGCGGAACGCTCACCGAGAAGAAGTCATACTACCTGCTGCTTCACGACACCGCCAGCGGTGCCACCGGCATTGGAGAGTGCTCAACCCTACCCGACCTGAGCATTGACCATACACCCGGCTATGCCGATAAGCTGCAGGAGGTGTGCGACAGCATTACCAATGGCAAGAGCCACATTGACCTAGAGCAATTTCCATCCATTGCCTTTGGCGTGGAGACGGCCCTGCAAAGCCTTCAAAACGCCAGTTCGGGAACCAACATCCTTTTCCCCTCAGCCTTTACCAGAGGCGAGAAGGGCATCCCCATTAATGGGCTGGTGTGGATGGGCGACCGAGAATTCATGGAGAAGCAGATTTCGGAGAAGCTGGAGTCCGGGTTTACCTGCATAAAGCTGAAGATTGGGGCGCTGGACTTCGATACCGAGCTGGACGTTCTGCGTAACCTCCGACAAACCTTCTCTCCCAGCGACATTGAAATACGCGTGGATGCCAACGGAGCATTCACCCCAAAGGAGGCTCTCGGTAAGTTGGAACGGCTGGCGCAATTCTCCATTCACTCCATTGAGCAACCCATACGGCAGGGGCAGCCGGAGGAGATGGCACGCCTCTGCGCCAAATCGCCCATACCCATTGCGCTAGACGAGGAGCTCATAGGAGTTCCAAAAGCCAACAGGCTGCCGCTGCTTCAGCAAATAAAACCACAATACATTATTCTTAAGCCCAGCCTAATCGGTGGATTTGCGGGTAGTTGCAGCTGGATTGATGCCGCCAACCACACCAACACGGGCTGGTGGGTAACCTCGGCGCTGGAAGGGAATATTGGTCTAAACGCCATTGCGCAGTGGACCTTTACGCTCAACAGCAGCATGCCTCAGGGGCTGGGAACGGGGCAGGTCTTTACAAACAACATCCCGTCGCCGCTCACCATTCGCGAAGGAAAGCTGCACTACGATATCACCAACCCGTGGAACCTAACCATGTGCCAATGGAAAGAGTAG
- the menA gene encoding 1,4-dihydroxy-2-naphthoate octaprenyltransferase — translation MRKLIHWMHAIRPKTLPLALSSSILGSFIAAADGLFRWSVFVLAAATSLLLQVLSNLANDYGDFAKGTDTAERIGPARMVQTGAITSRQMVWAIAAVSLMTLVSGSLLIFEGLGGGHALLKVIFFLLGLTAIGAAINYTVGKNPYGYSGFGDMFVFLFFGLLGVMGTYYLHAHVIRLDLLLPATSIGLLSAGVLNLNNLRDVNNDIKTHKHTLVVMMGSSKAKVYHLLLLVVALITGGLYIMLHYHTLYQLLFVITILPLTLNVRAVFTNRIPAELNNELKRLSLSTLLFSVTFGMGLLL, via the coding sequence ATGCGTAAGTTAATTCACTGGATGCACGCCATCCGACCAAAAACGCTGCCACTGGCGCTCTCCAGCTCCATTCTGGGGAGCTTCATTGCCGCAGCCGACGGCCTGTTTCGATGGAGCGTGTTTGTGCTGGCGGCTGCCACCTCGCTGCTGCTTCAGGTGCTATCGAACCTAGCCAACGACTATGGCGACTTTGCCAAGGGAACTGACACCGCCGAGAGGATTGGTCCGGCGCGCATGGTGCAAACGGGTGCCATTACGTCACGCCAAATGGTGTGGGCCATTGCCGCTGTGTCGCTCATGACCTTGGTATCGGGTTCGTTGCTCATATTCGAAGGCCTGGGTGGAGGACATGCCCTACTAAAGGTAATCTTCTTCCTGCTCGGTCTCACGGCCATTGGAGCTGCCATTAACTACACCGTGGGAAAAAATCCATACGGCTACAGCGGCTTTGGCGACATGTTTGTATTTCTCTTCTTTGGTTTGCTGGGCGTAATGGGAACCTACTACCTACACGCCCACGTGATACGGCTCGACCTGCTGCTACCGGCAACATCCATTGGACTGCTGAGCGCGGGAGTGCTTAACCTGAACAACTTACGCGATGTAAACAACGACATAAAAACCCACAAGCATACGCTGGTGGTAATGATGGGCAGCTCCAAGGCAAAGGTTTACCACTTGTTGCTACTGGTGGTGGCGCTGATAACCGGAGGGCTCTACATAATGCTGCACTACCACACGCTTTACCAGCTGCTGTTTGTGATAACCATTCTGCCGCTTACCCTCAACGTAAGGGCGGTGTTCACCAACCGCATCCCCGCCGAGCTCAACAACGAGCTAAAGCGCCTTTCGCTCTCCACTCTCCTATTTTCGGTAACCTTTGGGATGGGATTGCTGCTGTAG
- the menB gene encoding 1,4-dihydroxy-2-naphthoyl-CoA synthase has translation MSSRNWTTIKEFEQIKFEYFEGIAKITINRPRYRNAFTPDTVKEMIESMVYCRESPDIYTVILTGEGDKAFCSGGDQNIKSTAGYIGKDGVPRLNVLDLQKLIRSLPKPVVAMVNGYAIGGGHVLHVVCDLSIASENAIFGQTGPKVGSFDAGFGSSYLARVVGQKKAREIWFLCEQYSAQEALEMGLVNKVVPFDQLEDATVAWCKKMMEHSPLALRMIKAGLNAELDGQAGIQELAGNATMLFYMTEEAQEGKRAFLEKRKPDFKKFPRLP, from the coding sequence ATGAGCAGCAGAAATTGGACAACCATAAAGGAGTTTGAGCAGATAAAGTTTGAATACTTTGAGGGCATTGCCAAGATTACCATCAACCGCCCACGCTACCGTAACGCCTTTACTCCCGACACGGTGAAGGAGATGATTGAGTCGATGGTGTACTGCCGCGAAAGCCCCGACATTTACACCGTGATTCTCACCGGCGAAGGCGACAAGGCTTTCTGTAGCGGTGGTGACCAGAACATAAAGAGCACCGCCGGATATATTGGCAAGGATGGCGTGCCACGCCTCAACGTGCTCGACCTCCAAAAGCTGATTCGCTCGCTACCCAAACCCGTTGTGGCCATGGTAAACGGCTACGCCATTGGTGGTGGACACGTGCTGCACGTGGTGTGCGACCTCTCCATTGCCTCGGAGAACGCCATTTTTGGACAAACGGGTCCCAAGGTAGGCAGCTTCGATGCCGGCTTTGGCTCCTCCTACCTTGCAAGGGTGGTGGGTCAGAAGAAGGCGCGCGAAATTTGGTTCCTCTGCGAGCAATACTCGGCTCAGGAGGCGCTGGAGATGGGGTTGGTGAACAAGGTAGTTCCCTTCGACCAGCTGGAGGATGCCACCGTGGCATGGTGCAAGAAGATGATGGAGCACAGCCCACTGGCACTTCGCATGATAAAGGCCGGCCTTAACGCCGAGCTCGACGGGCAGGCAGGCATACAGGAGCTTGCCGGTAACGCCACCATGCTCTTCTACATGACAGAGGAGGCGCAAGAGGGTAAGCGAGCTTTTCTCGAAAAAAGAAAACCCGACTTCAAGAAATTCCCCCGTTTACCCTAA
- a CDS encoding AMP-binding protein has translation MERVEQRLTLNGVTRSGNELLHHCTSEAQNPLLPEWERSVHRFILEWLDGNDYVTLFTSGSTGAPKEIRQLKRHMLASAGLTRDYFELNANTQALLCLPISYIAGKMMVVRAFLTGMNLITTEPSANPFEAIHAPITFAAITPYQLAHSMDTLRRGEVDTIIVGGGEIPAELDEQCSTLPTSIYATYGMTETSSHVALRAVNGPKQSLLYEILPGVEVSNDSRGCLTITAPALTNQTLVTNDVVRIADSRHFEWIGRADNVINSGGVKIFPEQVEKKLFPHIHRRYFVAGQPDDTLGERVVLFTEGEPLQADEQQQLQNLFPTILQRYEIPRQLVAIPHFLLSDAGKVQKRATLEQYHKGNLEE, from the coding sequence ATGGAAAGAGTAGAGCAACGGTTAACCCTCAACGGAGTTACCCGCTCGGGCAATGAGCTGCTGCACCACTGCACCAGTGAGGCGCAAAACCCGCTTCTCCCCGAATGGGAGCGCAGCGTGCACCGCTTTATTTTGGAGTGGCTCGACGGCAACGACTACGTTACGCTCTTCACCTCCGGCTCCACCGGGGCACCCAAGGAGATACGCCAGCTAAAGCGCCACATGCTGGCCTCGGCTGGGCTAACCCGCGACTATTTTGAACTAAACGCTAATACGCAGGCACTCCTCTGCCTGCCCATAAGCTACATTGCTGGGAAGATGATGGTGGTGCGCGCCTTTCTCACCGGCATGAACCTTATTACAACGGAACCTTCGGCTAACCCCTTTGAGGCCATTCACGCACCCATAACCTTTGCCGCCATTACCCCCTACCAGCTGGCCCACTCCATGGATACGCTGCGGCGTGGCGAGGTGGATACCATAATAGTGGGCGGAGGCGAGATACCCGCCGAACTCGATGAGCAGTGCAGCACGCTGCCAACCAGCATTTACGCCACCTACGGTATGACCGAAACCAGCTCGCACGTGGCGCTGCGGGCGGTAAACGGACCAAAGCAGAGCCTCCTTTACGAAATACTTCCCGGCGTGGAGGTAAGCAACGATTCGCGTGGTTGCCTAACCATTACTGCCCCTGCCCTCACCAACCAAACGCTGGTTACCAACGATGTGGTGCGCATTGCCGACAGCCGCCACTTTGAGTGGATAGGGCGCGCCGACAACGTAATAAACAGCGGCGGGGTAAAGATATTCCCCGAACAGGTGGAGAAGAAGCTCTTCCCCCACATCCACCGCCGCTACTTTGTGGCCGGGCAACCCGACGATACACTGGGCGAGCGCGTGGTGCTATTTACCGAGGGCGAACCGCTGCAGGCTGATGAGCAGCAACAACTACAGAACCTATTCCCCACTATACTGCAGCGCTACGAAATTCCACGCCAGCTGGTTGCCATACCCCACTTTCTGCTCTCCGATGCCGGGAAGGTGCAGAAGCGGGCCACGCTGGAGCAATACCACAAAGGCAACTTGGAGGAGTAG